One genomic region from Streptomyces sp. Li-HN-5-11 encodes:
- a CDS encoding erythromycin esterase family protein encodes MATDIKHTAHAVEAAAVMGLLPARPRMLALGEPTHGEDALLGLRNELFRQLVEQEGYRTIAIESDCVAGLVVDDYVTSGTGTLDEVMEHGFSHGWGAFAGNRELVRWMRAHNDGRPASERLRFAGFDGPLEFTGAASPRQALTALHGYLAAHVDPDLLPCTRETLDRLLGADGRWTDPAAMMDPAHSVGQSAEARELRLLADDLVVLLDAQTPHLVTAASRDDFDRARLYGRTATGLLRYHHWMADTSPARMTRLCAQRDLMMAHNLLAVAERGPALVHAHNGHLQRNKSTTRMWEGPVEWWGAGTLVSARLGEEYAFVATALGTLPHQGVDTPPPDTVEGLLYALPEDRHVVDSRRLAAALGDMRPAPRVSPWFGYSPLDPAHLADIDGLVFVKDVPRRWSPQK; translated from the coding sequence GGCTACCGACATCAAGCACACCGCCCATGCCGTCGAGGCCGCCGCCGTCATGGGACTGCTCCCGGCCCGGCCGCGGATGCTGGCCCTGGGCGAGCCCACCCACGGCGAGGACGCCCTGCTCGGCCTGCGCAACGAGCTCTTCCGGCAGCTCGTCGAGCAGGAGGGCTACCGGACGATCGCCATCGAGAGCGACTGCGTGGCGGGCCTGGTCGTGGACGACTACGTCACCTCCGGCACGGGCACGCTCGACGAGGTCATGGAGCACGGGTTCAGCCACGGCTGGGGCGCCTTCGCGGGCAACCGCGAGCTCGTGCGCTGGATGCGCGCCCACAACGACGGCCGGCCCGCGTCCGAGCGGCTCCGCTTCGCCGGTTTCGACGGCCCGCTGGAGTTCACCGGTGCCGCGAGCCCCCGGCAGGCCCTCACCGCGCTCCACGGCTACCTCGCGGCCCACGTGGACCCTGACCTGCTCCCCTGCACCAGGGAGACACTCGACCGCCTGCTCGGCGCCGACGGCCGGTGGACCGATCCCGCCGCGATGATGGACCCGGCCCACTCCGTGGGGCAGTCGGCCGAGGCCAGGGAGCTGCGGCTGCTCGCCGACGATCTGGTGGTGCTGCTCGACGCGCAGACGCCGCACCTGGTCACGGCGGCCTCGCGGGACGACTTCGACCGGGCGCGCCTGTACGGCCGCACCGCCACCGGCCTGCTGCGCTACCACCACTGGATGGCCGACACCTCACCGGCCCGCATGACCCGGCTGTGCGCGCAGCGGGACCTGATGATGGCGCACAACCTCCTCGCCGTCGCCGAGCGGGGTCCGGCTCTCGTCCACGCCCACAACGGCCATCTCCAGCGGAACAAGAGCACGACGCGGATGTGGGAGGGGCCGGTGGAGTGGTGGGGCGCCGGCACCCTGGTGAGCGCCCGACTCGGCGAGGAGTACGCCTTCGTGGCCACGGCCCTCGGCACGCTCCCGCACCAGGGAGTGGACACTCCGCCGCCGGACACCGTCGAAGGACTGCTGTACGCGCTCCCGGAGGACCGCCATGTCGTCGACTCCCGCCGGCTGGCCGCCGCCCTCGGCGACATGCGGCCCGCGCCCCGCGTGTCCCCCTGGTTCGGCTACTCCCCGCTGGACCCGGCCCACCTGGCGGACATCGACGGCCTCGTGTTCGTCAAGGACGTCCCGCGGAGATGGAGCCCGCAGAAATAG
- a CDS encoding DUF6177 family protein, with amino-acid sequence MTKDVITLTSRMPDPLSVLAGLLSGGPDKLVGAEGEGAVVRLCDEQGRPLVTVEAPLLVQVRGEAQRLLGATEPEVPYWWTEARATTGVKEGEDLAGTFAARLATLVGGTAWPPQAAKSLAVVKTEGVGVAPVPAAAQPAVDVLTDKVAVVIQDRPVVAMTAWLADAFRAAANGRLGLQIVTPPGTRLSPAVRANLPGWPSRWVVQDEKDGYYDGLSGAVLEWNSGMFATVVPPDATPDDPRTPVAASFSRDVADTGERQLAVSYRAVHPADDRLVLGGALEAVWREITGEPPAGWGTEEPANLPWSLRQLTDVAHERAPEPTWLVVVGTPERPGVATVRISRTKGGVEEDVTLAFGYGPGEEAPTDAVPRAAEVLATRHDLQSMLVQVRKARRDLSVPPRFEGPGVPYAFVLGAEEVRAMPGDRARRTPLAEPPRELGPRTRPALYYPFPGDPSDMSGWQHFEQLMRHLKGGQAT; translated from the coding sequence TCGCGGGCCTGCTCTCCGGCGGCCCCGACAAGCTGGTGGGCGCCGAGGGCGAGGGCGCGGTGGTGCGGCTCTGCGACGAGCAGGGCCGGCCCCTCGTCACCGTGGAGGCGCCCCTGCTGGTGCAGGTCAGGGGCGAGGCCCAGCGGCTGCTCGGGGCTACCGAGCCGGAGGTGCCGTACTGGTGGACCGAGGCCCGCGCCACCACCGGCGTCAAGGAGGGCGAGGACCTCGCGGGCACCTTCGCGGCCCGGCTCGCCACACTGGTCGGCGGAACCGCCTGGCCCCCGCAGGCCGCCAAGTCGCTCGCCGTGGTGAAGACGGAGGGCGTCGGCGTGGCGCCCGTGCCGGCCGCGGCGCAGCCCGCCGTGGACGTCCTCACCGACAAGGTCGCCGTCGTCATCCAGGACCGCCCGGTCGTCGCCATGACCGCCTGGCTCGCGGACGCCTTCCGCGCGGCGGCGAACGGCCGGCTCGGTCTGCAGATCGTCACCCCGCCGGGCACCCGCCTGTCCCCGGCGGTCCGCGCCAACCTGCCCGGCTGGCCCTCGCGCTGGGTCGTCCAGGACGAGAAGGACGGCTACTACGACGGCCTGTCCGGAGCCGTACTGGAGTGGAACAGCGGCATGTTCGCGACCGTGGTGCCTCCGGACGCCACCCCGGACGACCCGCGCACCCCCGTCGCCGCGTCCTTCAGCCGGGACGTCGCGGACACCGGCGAACGCCAACTCGCCGTCTCCTACCGCGCCGTCCACCCCGCCGACGACCGGCTGGTCCTCGGTGGCGCCCTGGAAGCCGTCTGGCGCGAGATCACCGGCGAGCCGCCGGCCGGCTGGGGCACCGAGGAACCCGCCAACCTGCCCTGGTCGCTGCGGCAGCTCACGGACGTGGCGCACGAGCGGGCTCCCGAACCGACCTGGCTGGTGGTCGTCGGCACCCCGGAACGCCCGGGCGTGGCCACCGTCCGCATCAGCCGCACCAAGGGCGGCGTGGAGGAGGACGTCACCCTGGCGTTCGGCTACGGACCGGGGGAGGAGGCGCCGACGGACGCGGTGCCCCGGGCCGCCGAGGTCCTCGCCACCCGGCACGACCTGCAGTCCATGCTGGTGCAGGTGCGCAAGGCCCGCCGCGACCTGTCCGTGCCGCCGCGCTTCGAGGGCCCCGGCGTCCCGTACGCCTTCGTGCTCGGCGCCGAGGAGGTCCGCGCCATGCCCGGCGACCGCGCCCGGCGCACCCCGCTCGCCGAGCCGCCGCGCGAACTCGGCCCGAGGACCCGTCCGGCGCTGTACTACCCCTTCCCGGGCGACCCGTCCGACATGTCGGGCTGGCAGCACTTCGAACAGCTCATGCGGCACCTGAAGGGCGGCCAGGCCACCTGA